A stretch of the Papaver somniferum cultivar HN1 chromosome 6, ASM357369v1, whole genome shotgun sequence genome encodes the following:
- the LOC113290804 gene encoding uncharacterized protein LOC113290804 — protein sequence MDFSDHHISATIHPLHGEPWLFTGYYGSPYTTCENLNSWKMIENTYAANSLPWLIMGYCNFVLHEPEKFSQHPIDQVEADIFLNKIEEANLTDLGYTECPFIWTKKRTGPQLTEQRLDRGLANESWLENQPNTTISNLTVVGSDHNPIILNPFKFFGPWLNHEDCKSIIAEYWKANNKGSLAIKISRKLRDIKVRLKKWNKEVYGNIKTNLEESIQHLDWITKHQFNSNRGKDPREARLQVEHWQQVQESF from the coding sequence ATGGATTTTTCTGACCATCATATTAGTGCCACCATCCACCCTTTGCATGGAGAGCCTTGGTTATTTACTGGATACTATGGTAGCCCTTATACTACTTGTGAAAATCTTAATTCCTGGAAGATGATTGAAAATACTTATGCTGCTAACTCTTTGCCTTGGTTAATAATGGGATACTGCAACTTTGTCCTTCATGAACCTGAAAAATTTAGTCAACATCCCATTGATCAAGTTGAAGCTGATATATTCTTAAACAAGATTGAAGAAGCAAATCTCACTGACTTGGGTTACACTGAATGTCCCTTCATCTGGACCAAGAAAAGAACTGGTCCCCAACTCACTGAGCAGAGATTAGACAGAGGACTAGCTAATGAATCTTGGCTAGAAAATCAACCCAACACTACCATCTCCAACCTCACTGTCGTTGGTTCTGATCATAACCCTATCATTCTCAACCCATTCAAATTCTTTGGCCCTTGGCTCAACCATGAAGACTGCAAAAGCATTATAGCTGAATACTGGAAGGCTAACAATAAGGGCTCTCTAGCCATAAAAATATCCAGGAAACTCAGGGATATAAAAGTTAGActaaagaaatggaataaagaagTGTATGGAAACATCAAGACAAATTTAGAAGAAAGCATACAACACCTGGACTGGATAACCAAACATCAATTCAACTCCAATAGAGGAAAAGATCCTAGAGAAGCAAGACTTCAAGTGGAACATTGGCAACAAGTGCAAGAGTCATTCTAG
- the LOC113287570 gene encoding uncharacterized protein LOC113287570 isoform X1: MLSSSLSSLRNPYFKHLIFSSYLRPLILPCFFSPPTKINRIRENGMISSQLLTERWISTSSSNLSSSSLDNWPHSDFSSASYLSVRLRCPKEIADTLSEALLCFGACSASMDEPEDSEVTNEIFINSIFTEPQNIDRCILHAADSIGLKEIPSYEVIMDDEQSDWVKKSQESFQPVEVTEGLWIVPEWITPPDSQAINIILNPGLAFGTGDHPTTNLCLLLLHGLIKGGESFFDYGTGSGILAIAAVKLGAALAVGIDIDPEAITSATQNAVLNHIEPEKLKFSLVPSRNTTNTLTAGTTCGDAEHKNAVAETEKYDIVIANILLNPLLELADNIVSYAKPGGVIVVTGIILEQLPQIEVCYSQYLRDISVSNMDGWACVSGRKRTNPISN, translated from the exons ATGTTgtcttcttcattatcttcacTCCGAAATCCTTACTTCAAACACCTTATATTCTCCTCTTATCTCCGCCCTCTAATTCTTCCATGTTTCTTTTCTCCAcctaccaaaatcaacagaatcaGAGAGAATGGTATGATTTCATCTCAACTTCTCACGGAGAGATGgatttcaacatcatcttcaaatttatcttcttcctctttAGATAACTGGCCTCACAGTGATTTCTCATCCGCGTCTTACCTATCTGTCCGTCTCCGCTGCCCAAAAGAAATTGCT GATACGCTTTCAGAAGCTCTTCTGTGCTTTGGAGCATGTTCAGCTAGCATGGATGAACCAGAGGATTCTGAGGTTACTAATGAG attttcattaattctatatttacagAACCTCAAAATATTGATAGATGTATTTTACATGCTGCTGATTCCATTGGATTGAAAGAGATCCCATCTTATGAAGTTATAATGGATGATGAGCAGTCTGACTGGGTTAAGAAATCGCAG GAATCATTTCAACCAGTGGAAGTTACTGAAGGTCTCTGGATTGTGCCTGAGTGGATAACGCCTCCG GATTCACAAGCAATAAATATAATTCTGAATCCTGGACTGGCATTTGGAACTGGGGATCATCCTACAACTAACTTGTGCTTATTGTTGCTGCACGGCTTGATAAAAGGAGGAGAGTCTTTCTTTGATTATGGTACTGGTTCTGGAATTCTTGCTATTGCAGCGGTGAAG CTAGGTGCTGCTTTAGCTGTAGGAATTGATATTGATCCTGAAGCAATTACAAGTGCAACCCAAAATGCTGTGCTAAACCACATTGAACCTGAAAAGCTGAAATTTTCTTTGGTTCCTAGTAGAAACACAACGAATACTCTCACAGCTGGGACAACATGTGGGGATGCAGAACATAAGAATGCTGTTGCCGAAACAGAAAAGTATGACATTGTCATTGCAAACATACTTTTAAATCCTCTCTTAGAGTTGGCAGACAATATTGTTTCCTATGCTAAGCCGGGTGGTGTTATTGTTGTCACGGGTATCATTCTTGAGCAG CTCCCACAAATTGAAGTTTGTTATTCTCAGTACTTGAGAGATATATCAGTATCAAATATGGATGGTTGGGCATGTGTTAGTGGCAGAAAGAGAACGAATCCTATATCCAACTGA
- the LOC113287570 gene encoding uncharacterized protein LOC113287570 isoform X2 produces MLSSSLSSLRNPYFKHLIFSSYLRPLILPCFFSPPTKINRIRENGMISSQLLTERWISTSSSNLSSSSLDNWPHSDFSSASYLSVRLRCPKEIADTLSEALLCFGACSASMDEPEDSEVTNEIFINSIFTEPQNIDRCILHAADSIGLKEIPSYEVIMDDEQSDWVKKSQESFQPVEVTEGLWIVPEWITPPDSQAINIILNPGLAFGTGDHPTTNLCLLLLHGLIKGGESFFDYGTGSGILAIAAVKLGAALAVGIDIDPEAITSATQNAVLNHIEPEKLKFSLVPSRNTTNTLTAGTTCGDAEHKNAVAETEKYDIVIANILLNPLLELADNIVSYAKPGGVIVVTGIILEQVKLHLIKYCGGGKFFSLLCRCSSHKLKFVILST; encoded by the exons ATGTTgtcttcttcattatcttcacTCCGAAATCCTTACTTCAAACACCTTATATTCTCCTCTTATCTCCGCCCTCTAATTCTTCCATGTTTCTTTTCTCCAcctaccaaaatcaacagaatcaGAGAGAATGGTATGATTTCATCTCAACTTCTCACGGAGAGATGgatttcaacatcatcttcaaatttatcttcttcctctttAGATAACTGGCCTCACAGTGATTTCTCATCCGCGTCTTACCTATCTGTCCGTCTCCGCTGCCCAAAAGAAATTGCT GATACGCTTTCAGAAGCTCTTCTGTGCTTTGGAGCATGTTCAGCTAGCATGGATGAACCAGAGGATTCTGAGGTTACTAATGAG attttcattaattctatatttacagAACCTCAAAATATTGATAGATGTATTTTACATGCTGCTGATTCCATTGGATTGAAAGAGATCCCATCTTATGAAGTTATAATGGATGATGAGCAGTCTGACTGGGTTAAGAAATCGCAG GAATCATTTCAACCAGTGGAAGTTACTGAAGGTCTCTGGATTGTGCCTGAGTGGATAACGCCTCCG GATTCACAAGCAATAAATATAATTCTGAATCCTGGACTGGCATTTGGAACTGGGGATCATCCTACAACTAACTTGTGCTTATTGTTGCTGCACGGCTTGATAAAAGGAGGAGAGTCTTTCTTTGATTATGGTACTGGTTCTGGAATTCTTGCTATTGCAGCGGTGAAG CTAGGTGCTGCTTTAGCTGTAGGAATTGATATTGATCCTGAAGCAATTACAAGTGCAACCCAAAATGCTGTGCTAAACCACATTGAACCTGAAAAGCTGAAATTTTCTTTGGTTCCTAGTAGAAACACAACGAATACTCTCACAGCTGGGACAACATGTGGGGATGCAGAACATAAGAATGCTGTTGCCGAAACAGAAAAGTATGACATTGTCATTGCAAACATACTTTTAAATCCTCTCTTAGAGTTGGCAGACAATATTGTTTCCTATGCTAAGCCGGGTGGTGTTATTGTTGTCACGGGTATCATTCTTGAGCAG GTAAAATTGCATTTGATTAAGTATTGCGGGGGGGGTAAGTTCTTTTCCCTACTTTGTCGATGCAGCTCCCACAAATTGAAGTTTGTTATTCTCAGTACTTGA
- the LOC113290805 gene encoding uncharacterized protein LOC113290805: MENSSHCILHCNLSKAVWFAVLGIHIQADANLVEWLCNWFDVLFSHQIQEDHLCKIAITAWCIWSARCDNVFKGWKITPDTIIHRSKKEIELLKTKQDTSIPPIPKQNRLNLHWSPPPIGIHKINVDGSFNYSLKTGGIGLILRDFAGTHRGSKCIFLESALSPEQVECKGLREAIQWAEDMRLDKVVFEMDSQLVADAINKEDFNADWRIRFLILDIKRILKNNVSWECIYVPKEQNKVAERLEKLARVSCLSSVWILSIPDDILFQLNEDANHVISDI; encoded by the coding sequence ATGGAAAATTCTTCACATTGCATTCTACATTGCAATCTCTCTAAAGCAGTCTGGTTTGCAGTCTTAGGAATCCATATTCAAGCTGATGCAAACTTAGTAGAGTGGTTATGCAACTGGTTTGACGTATTGTTTTCACATCAGATACAAGAGGATCATCTTTGCAAAATAGCAATAACTGCATGGTGTATATGGTCCGCACGGTGTGATAATGTGTTCAAAGGGTGGAAGATAACTCCAGACACAATCATTCATCGAAGTAAAAAAGAAATAGAGCTCTTGAAGACAAAACAGGACACCTCTATACCTCCTATTCCTAAACAAAATAGATTAAATCTGCATTGGAGTCCTCCTCCTATAGGAATTCATAAAATTAATGTAGATGGTTCTTTTAATTACTCTTTAAAAACAGGTGGGATTGGTCTAATCTTACGTGATTTTGCAGGTACTCACAGGGGCTCCAAATGCATCTTCCTAGAATCAGCTCTGAGTCCAGAGCAAGTGGAGTGTAAGGGATTACGAGAAGCTATACAATGGGCAGAAGATATGAGGTTGGATAAGGTAGTTTTTGAAATGGACTCTCAATTGGTTGCTGATGCAATAAACAAAGAAGACTTCAACGCAGATTGGAGAATTCGTTTTTTAATCTTAGACATTAAAAGAATTcttaagaataatgtttcttggGAATGCATTTATGTGCCAAAGGAACAAAATAAGGTTGCAGAAAGATTAGAAAAATTAGCTAGAGTTTCTTGCTTAAGTAGTGTATGGATTCTGTCCATCCCTGATGACATCTTATTTCAGCTAAATGAGGATGCCAATCATGTAATCTCTGACATTTAA